One Onychostoma macrolepis isolate SWU-2019 chromosome 10, ASM1243209v1, whole genome shotgun sequence genomic region harbors:
- the si:dkey-175g6.2 gene encoding golgin subfamily A member 6-like protein 2 produces the protein MVMFCCCYPSSTSALLLVLLSLTPLLALAAPALQQRSSVSSSINEALNLAKEDPGAAEGAARTHRKVDSLLQKPLGQEHVSDMDSASSLASVLLEALDHPVREKMIQGDSEEGFAIEAMRNQGDFEQGTEKLAEVVQQGEENWGQEKPKDESENVMEDKVNTAEGTGGQRQSNVANPLQRKTRGYFQNIDLGLQDNEILPPLKGYKAYNQQLAQATKKLKWQEEQTKNPSQLDRNFMDDFDFVEEEEEEILTRKEEEEARARAEQEEVRRQEAEAQEAREEEQRLADIASDMLLEYMGRKQKASSYMRDMKAAALLNNVAEDKRSNEVEDNDDDDEMDPQTIDKLIEISSKLHLPADDVVEIISDVQEKKKKRKDLPPSNTPRFRPLVPLKAKPRPQAYQYPKSPKKSSYTVDPYKKWYKEKNKGKLSKQDYWFKPQKQFLAYPSFPYYQKPYRAYYPVFFPPPKPRFYTNPALSFDYNFGGSMGYGLKPPSRRYRDRPKARDWKWAQPPQRPQSPYPQPDTVISNYILPHPRTYQALPMPKPRSPQSGRAPSYIYPPDYVYDEPESPQESDEELENFIEKIYYNRRLF, from the coding sequence ATGGTCATGTTCTGCTGTTGCTACCCCTCCAGCACCTCAGCTCTCCTGTTAGTCCTCCTCAGCCTCACCCCCCTGCTGGCCTTGGCTGCCCCTGCACTTCAGCAGAGATCTTCAGTCAGCAGCAGCATCAATGAGGCTCTCAACTTGGCAAAAGAGGACCCGGGGGCAGCAGAAGGAGCTGCTCGGACACATAGGAAAGTGGACAGCCTGCTCCAGAAACCCTTGGGACAGGAACATGTCTCAGATATGGACTCTGCTAGTTCTCTAGCCTCGGTTCTGCTTGAGGCTCTTGACCACCCAGTTAGAGAGAAGATGATCCAGGGGGATTCTGAAGAAGGATTTGCGATAGAGGCAATGAGGAATCAGGGAGACTTTGAGCAGGGCACAGAGAAATTGGCAGAGGTAGTACAGCAAGGGGAGGAAAATTGGGGACAAGAAAAGCCAAAGGATGAAAGTGAGAATGTGATGGAGGACAAAGTGAACACGGCTGAAGGAACGGGCGGGCAGAGACAGTCTAACGTGGCCAACCCCCTCCAGCGCAAAACCAGGGGCTATTTCCAAAACATTGACCTCGGGCTGCAAGACAATGAGATCCTCCCGCCTCTAAAAGGCTATAAAGCCTATAACCAGCAACTGGCCCAGGCGACCAAGAAGCTTAAGTGGCAGGAGGAGCAAACGAAAAACCCATCCCAGCTTGACAGAAACTTCATGGATGATTTCGATTTTgtggaagaagaggaggaggagattCTGACCCgcaaagaggaggaggaggcacGGGCACGGGCAGAGCAGGAGGAGGTGAGGCGGCAGGAGGCCGAGGCACAGGAGGCGCGTGAGGAGGAACAGAGATTGGCAGACATTGCCTCTGACATGCTTCTGGAGTACATGGGCAGGAAGCAGAAAGCATCATCCTACATGAGAGACATGAAGGCGGCGGCTCTTCTAAACAATGTGGCCGAGGACAAACGCTCAAACGAGGTGGAGGATAATGACGACGATGATGAGATGGATCCCCAGACCATCGACAAGTTGATAGAGATTTCCAGCAAGCTGCACTTGCCTGCTGACGATGTGGTCGAAATAATCAGCGACGTTcaggagaagaagaaaaagaggaaGGATTTACCCCCGAGCAACACCCCTCGTTTCCGCCCTCTAGTTCCTCTCAAAGCCAAGCCGAGGCCTCAGGCATATCAATATCCTAAGTCACCTAAGAAATCCTCTTATACAGTCGATCCATATAAGAAATGGTACAAGGAGAAAAACAAAGGCAAGCTCAGCAAACAGGACTACTGGTTTAAGCCGCAGAAGCAGTTTCTGGCCTATCCCTCGTTCCCCTATTATCAGAAGCCATATCGAGCCTATTACCCAGTCTTCTTCCCACCCCCCAAGCCGCGGTTCTATACAAATCCGGCTCTGTCGTTTGACTACAACTTTGGGGGCTCCATGGGGTACGGTCTGAAGCCTCCAAGCCGTAGGTACAGAGACAGGCCTAAGGCCAGGGACTGGAAATGGGCGCAACCCCCGCAACGCCCCCAGAGCCCCTACCCACAACCGGACACTGTCATATCTAATTACATTCTCCCCCATCCCCGAACTTACCAGGCTCTCCCTATGCCCAAACCACGTTCTCCTCAGAGCGGGAGAGCACCTTCTTACATCTACCCACCAGACTATGTGTACGATGAGCCGGAGTCTCCACAGGAGAGCGATGAAGAACTGGAGAACTTCATTGAGAAGATTTATTACAACCGTAGGTTATTTTAG